The following proteins are encoded in a genomic region of Ostrea edulis chromosome 7, xbOstEdul1.1, whole genome shotgun sequence:
- the LOC130047534 gene encoding thyrotropin-releasing hormone receptor-like: protein MANLSQEYAEIMLPDTVFITTVGILGVIGNVIVIILYCCKVTDENGDRYFIPCLAAADLLGSVSMTICNAVDNYFLFNYPSETCCKWLNYSLMFSGFLSSSLLLIIALQRYRKVCQTNSREFTLVCRRLAVLFTVIVSAIIMAPWLALSGTSSISIQFQERNVTGKVCKFIDKDNVHRYNRMIFIYMGFIYMIIIVILIILVVLYALIALRLRQIFRVTKTECKPLIEDHEQNYNSISADTNTGIKSWFNLMYGAIVIVYIVSFFPTAVLFFLTYKYVDYLSLPKHALVTWMIFSRFIIINHFVNPFIYVYFDVKFREALKQLCVCRNTSDSAEMSIPS from the coding sequence ATGGCCAATTTATCTCAAGAATACGCTGAGATAATGCTACCAGACACGGTTTTCATTACCACTGTTGGAATTCTCGGTGTCATCGGAAACGTTATCGTCATTATCTTGTACTGTTGTAAAGTAACGGACGAGAACGGGGATCGATACTTCATCCCGTGCCTGGCCGCCGCGGACTTGTTGGGATCGGTCTCGATGACAATTTGCAACGCGGTggataattatttcttattcaacTACCCGTCAGAAACATGCTGCAAGTGGCTCAATTATAGCCTGATGTTCTCTGGGTTTCTCTCGTCGTCCCTTCTTTTAATCATCGCCCTGCAGCGTTACAGAAAGGTGTGTCAGACGAACAGCCGTGAATTCACACTCGTGTGCAGACGCTTGGCAGTGTTATTCACTGTGATAGTTTCTGCCATTATTATGGCTCCATGGCTTGCCCTATCCGGGACTTCATCCATTTCAATACAGTTTCAAGAACGAAATGTCACTGGAAAGGTGTGCAAGTTTATCGACAAAGATAATGTTCATCGGTACAACCGTATGATATTCATATATATGGGATTCATTTATATGATCATTATTGTAATTCTTATCATCCTCGTGGTTTTGTATGCCCTTATTGCACTGAGATTACGACAAATCTTTAGAGTGACCAAGACAGAATGCAAACCACTCATCGAGGACCATGAGCAGAACTACAACTCCATTTCGGCAGATACAAATACAGGCATCAAGAGCTGGTTCAATTTAATGTATGGTGCGATTGTCATTGTTTACATAGTATCGTTTTTTCCTACGGCTGTTTTGTTCTTTTTGACGTACAAATACGTGGACTATTTGAGCTTACCAAAGCATGCTCTCGTGACATGGATGATTTTCTCGCGGTTTATCATTATCAACCATTTCGTGAATCctttcatatatgtatattttgatgtaaaGTTTCGGGAGGCTCTTAAACAACTATGTGTCTGCCGAAACACTTCAGATTCAGCTGAAATGTCTATACCATCTTGA
- the LOC125655110 gene encoding uncharacterized protein LOC125655110, with protein MLSVAKYLHLSLENGDDKKHTPTPRKLKVRRLLSFPNSPGASDVRDPADSIKPLRDESAGERSQQAADVLDEQIQPLVVDSVQPDSQTKLYHEKDFDVKSVC; from the exons ATGCTGTCGGTAGCAAAGTACTTACACCTGTCATTAGAAAACGGGGACGACAAAAAACACACACCAACACCCCGTAAACTAAAGGTCCGACGCTTGTTGTCATTCCCAAATTCTCCTGGAGCTAGTGACGTGCGTGACCCAGCTGATTCCATAAAGCCATTGAGAGATGAATCAGCAGGAGAGAGATCTCAGCAAGCTGCAGATGTATTGGATGAACAAATTCAGCCCTTAGTTGTAGACAGTGTACAACCTGATTCACAAACTAAGTTATACCATGAAAAGGACTTTGATGTCAAG AGTGTGTGCTAA